The window CGCCCGACGCCAGGAGCGGGAGCACCAGGCGATGGTCGACGCCGAGCTGGCCCGCCTCAGCACTCCCACCACCGCCAGCGCGGACACCGCCACCAGCCCGGATGCCGTCGCTGGTTCGGACGCCGCCACCAGCCCGGACACGCCCGCCACCGTGGAGACGCCCGTCGAACCGTGACCCACGACGTGGCCGGCCAGGCAAGCTCTGGTCCTCCCCGCACCCGCCCTCCGGCGTCGCGGCACGCTCGACACCTCATGACGCCGACCGGTCACGCCTTGGATAATTCAGTCGGCAGATGACGCGTGACGATGGCCACAAGTCGAACCCCGGTCGCCTTGTGTGCAAGCAGGAAATGCGCCGGGTCACCGATCGAGCCCGCATCCGGTGCCCCCGATGTTTGCCCTCGGCCCAGGATCCTGTCTAACGTTGTATTCGTTCCGGCCGGGAGCACGAACCCACCGGCGCGCACGCCGGACCGACGCCGAGTTCTGCCCACGGTTCCGGCGCCCGTCATCGCATCTGTTCGCGGGGCAGAAACGGAGAACCCGCAGGCGGTCGCCGGGCGGGTACGAAGAAACATTGTTCTCGTGGACGTGGCCAACCAGCCACGGTTTCTCATGCCCGTTTCCGGGCTTCCGCAGGTGTCGTGGGAAAGAATCTATCTTGTCGATCCGGGCCAAGAGCACCCAGCGCGACGTCCGATCCCGGCTCCTGGCCTGGACCGTGGCGGGGGCCATCGGGCTGACGTCGGCGGGCATGGTCGAGTCCGCCCGGCCGGCCCTGGCGGCCGAGGCGGCAACGGCAACGGCAACGGCAACGGCGGCAACGCCCACGGCAGCGGCGACGTCGGCGGCCGTGCGGAAACGGCCGGTCTACACCGTGCACCAGATCCTTCCGCAGGCCCCGGCGAACGCGGTCGCGCTGACCCTGGACGACGGGCCAGACCCCTCCTGGACGCCGCGGGTGCTAGCGCTGCTCCGGAAGTACGACGTGCGGGCGACCTTCTGCCTCGTCGGGAGGCAGGCGCGGGCCCATCCGGACCTCGTCCGGCAGATCGTCGCCGACGGTCATGCGATCTGTAACCACACCATGACGCATCCCCAGCCGTTCGCTCACCGGTCCGCCGCCGCGATCGAGCAGGAGATCGACCAGGCCCAGTCCGCGATCACGGCCGCCGCGGGCACCGCGCCGCGCCTGTTCCGCTCGCCAGGCGGCGACTGGTCGCCGGCCGTGCTCGAAGCGGCGGCCAAGCGCGGCCTGACCCCGATCGGCTGGGACGTTGACCCCAGAGACTGGTCTCGCCCCGGCACGCAGAAGATCGTCGACAACCTGCTGGCGGCGAAGCCCGGAGACATCATGCTCTGCCATGATGGCGACGGGGACCGGTCGAGCGATACCGGCACGGACCGCTCGGAGACGGTGCAGGCCCTGGAAGTGGCGCTACCCCAGCTGAAGAGCAAGGGCTACACGTTCGTCACGCTGTAACAGACGGCCGCTCAACTCACCTTCTCTCCGCGGTCGCGGCGCAGGACCGTGAGCGCGGTCAGCGCGCCCGCGTCGGCGGGTTCGGCCGCGGTGAAGCTGTAGTCGGCGGAGGTGCCCGTGGCGAACAGCCGGTCGCCCTCTCCGACGACCGTCGGGAAGGTGATCAGCCGGTACTCGTCGACCAGGTCGGCCGCGGCCAGCGCGTGCACCAGGCTCAGGCTGCCGATCACGACGACGTCGCGCCGCGCACGCTCGGCGGCGACCCACGCCACCGGGTCGCCGTCGATGGCCGCCGAGTTCGACCAGGCGGTCGCGTCGATGCCGGCCCGGGTGGCGACGCGCTTGGGCACGGCGTTCATCAGGCCGGCGAAGTCCCCGGCCCGGCCCGGCCAGAGCCGGGCGAAGTGCTCCCAGGTGCGCCGGCCGTAGAGCTGCACACCCTGCTCCATCCGCGCCCCGAGGCGGAACTTGTCGCCGTCGACCGGCCCCAGGCCGTGCCGGAAGGCCCAGCCACCGTGGCCCGTCCCCCAGCGCCCGTCGGGGTCGGAGACCACGCCGTCCAGGGTGGTGAACTGGACGACGATGACGTCGCTCATCGCGGATCCCTCCTGCCGTGGCGGCTCTCGTCCGGCCGCCCTCACCCGACACATACCGGGCCCGGGCGGCGAACTCATCGCCCCTCGGCGCGGAGGATTCCGATCGTGGCGGGCGTAGGCTCGCCGCGTGGCCGAGCCGACGACGACGCGGAGCCGCGACGAGGCGCCGAGCCCCGATGAGGCGCCGAGCCGCCACGAGGCGCCGAGCCGCGACGAAAGGCACGAGGCCTACCGCGGCGACCTTCTCGCACACTGCTACCGGATGCTCGGCTCTCTCGAGGAAGCCGAGGACGTGGTCCAGGAGACGCTTCTTCGAGCCTGGCGGGCGGCTGACCGGTACGACCCGCGGCGGGCGTCGTTGCGCACCTGGCTGCACCGGATCGCCACCAACGCCTGCCTCACCGCGTTGGAGGGAAGGGCCCGCCGCCCGCTGCCGACCGGGTTGGGGCCGGCCGGCGACGACCCGCAGGTTCCGCTGGTGCCCAGCCTCGACATTCCGTGGTTGCAGCCGTTCGCCGACGCCCGCCTCGGCGATCCCTCGGACGCCGCGCAGCAGCGCGTAGGCCTGCGGCTGGCCTTCGTCGCGGCCCTGCAACTGCTGCCCGCGCGGCAGCGCGCGGCGCTCGTGCTGCGCGAGGTGCTCCAGCTGCCGGCCGCCGAGGTGGCACAGGCGCTGGGCAGCAGCGTGGCCTCGGTGAACAGCGGCCTGCAGCGGGCCCGGGCCACGCTGCGGGATGCCGGGCTGTCGATGGAGGGGCTGCGGGAGCCGGCCGACCCCGCCGAGCGTGCCGTGGTCGAGCGTTATCTGGCGGCGTTCGAGGCCGCGGACGTTCCCGGCCTGACCCGGTTGCTCGCCGACGACGTGGTGCTGGAAATGCCGCCGGTACCGCTCTGGCTCTCCGGCCGGGCTCACTACCGCGAGTTCATGGAACGGGTCTTCGCCATGCGCGGGCCCGGTTGGCGCCTGCTGCCCGTCCAGGCCAACGGAAGCGCGGCCCTCGCGGCATACGCTCCGGACCCCGTCACGGGCGGGGTCCGGGCGCACTCGCTCCAGGTGTTCACGGTGACGGGCGGCCTGATCCAGCACTGCGTGACGTTCGCCGACCCGACGGTCTTCGACCTGCTCGGACTCCCCGGCGTCCCGCCAGCCGCGGAGCTCCCGCAGGATTCTCCCTTCACCCAGAGTGCCGTTGGAGGTCAGACCGGCCAGTAGTACGGCAATGCCGGGTCCACGTCGCCGAACAGCGGGCCGTAGAAGTCCCGGCAGTACCTGCAGATAACCCGGGGTGACGGGCAACTGGGCGACTCCCGAGGCGATCCATGAAGGGCTCTGGTGGTCGAAGCTCATCTGGCCGGGTTCCTTCCGGACGATCTCGACGGTGATCCTGCAGATGCCGGTCACCCAGAGGTTGCCGTGCGGTTGGTGACTCATTGGCTGCGCGCGAGGAGATCGGTGACGCGTGCATCGGTGATCCGGGTTGCGGCGCCGGGGGTTCCGACCGCGCAACCAGCGACGACGACGGCACGTTCAGCCGCAGCGTTCGGGTCCCGTCCCGCCAGCAACGAGTGCAGGAAACCCGCGAACAGTGCGTCGCCCGCGCCGGTCGTGTCTACGACGCCGAACGGAGCGACAGCGGGCACCCGCCGAACGGGACGGTCGCGGACGGCCAGCAAAGCCCCGGCGGGCCCAAGCCCGATGACGACGATCTGTGCGGGGAATCGCGCAAGGGCTGTCGCCGCAAAGGAGTTGGGTTCGGTTTCGAGGCGTTCGGCGGAGCAGAACAGGATGTCCGCTGCCCGCAGCCAGGGCTGGCTGTAGTCGTCCTCGACGCCGGTGATGGTCTGGACGTCGACGGCTATGGGAACCCTGGCGCTCTTCGCGATCGCGAGCAGTGGTCGGTTGAACTCGATGGTGGAAAGCACGGCGAGGCGAGCACCGCGGAGGAGTCGGGCGAACAGCTCCGGCGGATAGACAGCGTCCGGGACGTCCTTGAGATCGGTGTGGATCTGCCGGGCACCGGCCTTGTCGACGAGAACAGCCGAGGTAGGGGTGTGGGCTGTGCCGACTATTCCGTCGCCCAGAAGCCGGAGGCTTTCCAACTCCGCCCGGACCAGGGCGCCTGCGGGGTCGGCACCCGTCATCGTGGCCAGCACGACCGGGGACCCAAGCGCCTGCAGCGTCCGGGCCACATTGAGACCGACCCCCGACGCCTCGACCCGCAGCTGGTGCGGCAGGTAGCGCACTGGCGAGTACGGGATCGGGAAATCGTCGACCGGAACGGTCTGCTGCACGTTCACGACGCCCGCGACGAGCACCGACCCCGCCATGGGCACCAAGTATGCCCGCGGCATCGGTACGATCCCGGTTGACGGCCCGTGACGCGTTGCGGGCGTCGTCCGCGTGGCGCCAGCTTCTGACCTACGGCCCCGGCAAAACGGTCGAAGCGAGGAGAACCGGCTTACGCCGAGGCAGCGACCTTCGGGCAAGCCCTGCTCAGAGCGTCAGACCGGCAACTGGCCATGGCTACGGCTACGGCTACGGCTACGGCCGCTGTCCGTGGGTCAAGGCCGTGACCTGTACTCAATGGACCCGGAACTGGCCGCCGCCAGTTTCTGCCCACCGGGCGAAGCCGGGTGACTCCTCCGCCCCTACGACACCGGCCTGACGGAGCCGGCCCATCACGCACACGTGCGCCCGGTGGGGCTAGTGTTCCCCGTCAGAAATCTCGCTGGCCAGGTTTGCCTTGTTGTTGGCTGCCGATGGGTTGATCTTGGTGAGGTAGTCGGCGAGGGAGGCGAGGATCTCGTCGGCGGTCTTGGTCCAGGTGAAGGGCCGGGGGTCGCGGTTCCAGGTGTCGATCCAGGTGCGGATGTCGGTCTCGAGGGCCTGGACGGAGGTGTGGACGCCTCGGCGGATGAGCTTGTCGGTGAGCAGGCCGAACCAGCGTTCGACCTGGTTGATCCAGGAGGAACCGGTCGGGGTGAAGTGGACGTGGAAGCGGGGATGGCGTTCCAGCCAGATCCTGATCTCGGGGGTGTTGTGGGTGGCGTAGTTGTCGCAGACCAGGTGCACGTCCAGGCCTGCCGGGACGGCCTTGTCGATCGAGACCAGGAATTTGCGGAACTCGATGGCGCGGTGGCGGCGGTGCAGTTCCCCGATGACGGTGCCGTCGGCGATGTTGAAGGCGGCGAACAGGCTGGTGATGCCGTGGCGCAGGTAGTCGTGGGTGCGCCGCTCGGGCATGCCGGGCATCATCGGCAGGACCGGCTGGGAGCGGTCGAGCGCCTGGATCTGGCTTTTCTCGTCGACGCAGAGCACGACCGCCTTCTCCGGCGGGTTGTGGTAAAGGCCGACGACGTCGACGACCTTGGCCACGAACTGCGGGTCGGTCGAGAGCTTGAAGCTGTCCTGCAGATGCGGTTTGAGGTCGAAGCGTTTCCAGATCCGCCCGATCGTCGAGGGCGACAGGCCGGTGCGTTTCGCCATCGACGCCCGCGACCAGTGCGTGTCCGCCCCGGGCGTCGTTTCCAGCGTCGCGACGATCACGTCCTCGACCTGGTCGAGCAGAATCGACGGGGGCCGGCCCACCCGCGGCTCGTCGGACAGCCCGTCGAGGCGACGTTCGGTGAACCGGGTCCGCCATCGCAGCACCGTCGACTCGTCGACGCCGAGCTCGGCGGCGACCCGCCGATCAGTCCCGCCCTCAGCGGCGCGCAGCACGATCCGTGCCCGCAACGCGAGGAACTGGGCCGTCTTCGCCCGCCGCGCCCAGCGTTCCAACTGGACCCGCTCGGGCTCGGACAGC of the Pseudofrankia saprophytica genome contains:
- a CDS encoding polysaccharide deacetylase family protein; its protein translation is MSIRAKSTQRDVRSRLLAWTVAGAIGLTSAGMVESARPALAAEAATATATATAATPTAAATSAAVRKRPVYTVHQILPQAPANAVALTLDDGPDPSWTPRVLALLRKYDVRATFCLVGRQARAHPDLVRQIVADGHAICNHTMTHPQPFAHRSAAAIEQEIDQAQSAITAAAGTAPRLFRSPGGDWSPAVLEAAAKRGLTPIGWDVDPRDWSRPGTQKIVDNLLAAKPGDIMLCHDGDGDRSSDTGTDRSETVQALEVALPQLKSKGYTFVTL
- a CDS encoding dihydrofolate reductase family protein; the protein is MSDVIVVQFTTLDGVVSDPDGRWGTGHGGWAFRHGLGPVDGDKFRLGARMEQGVQLYGRRTWEHFARLWPGRAGDFAGLMNAVPKRVATRAGIDATAWSNSAAIDGDPVAWVAAERARRDVVVIGSLSLVHALAAADLVDEYRLITFPTVVGEGDRLFATGTSADYSFTAAEPADAGALTALTVLRRDRGEKVS
- a CDS encoding sigma-70 family RNA polymerase sigma factor; the encoded protein is MAEPTTTRSRDEAPSPDEAPSRHEAPSRDERHEAYRGDLLAHCYRMLGSLEEAEDVVQETLLRAWRAADRYDPRRASLRTWLHRIATNACLTALEGRARRPLPTGLGPAGDDPQVPLVPSLDIPWLQPFADARLGDPSDAAQQRVGLRLAFVAALQLLPARQRAALVLREVLQLPAAEVAQALGSSVASVNSGLQRARATLRDAGLSMEGLREPADPAERAVVERYLAAFEAADVPGLTRLLADDVVLEMPPVPLWLSGRAHYREFMERVFAMRGPGWRLLPVQANGSAALAAYAPDPVTGGVRAHSLQVFTVTGGLIQHCVTFADPTVFDLLGLPGVPPAAELPQDSPFTQSAVGGQTGQ
- a CDS encoding carbohydrate kinase family protein encodes the protein MAGSVLVAGVVNVQQTVPVDDFPIPYSPVRYLPHQLRVEASGVGLNVARTLQALGSPVVLATMTGADPAGALVRAELESLRLLGDGIVGTAHTPTSAVLVDKAGARQIHTDLKDVPDAVYPPELFARLLRGARLAVLSTIEFNRPLLAIAKSARVPIAVDVQTITGVEDDYSQPWLRAADILFCSAERLETEPNSFAATALARFPAQIVVIGLGPAGALLAVRDRPVRRVPAVAPFGVVDTTGAGDALFAGFLHSLLAGRDPNAAAERAVVVAGCAVGTPGAATRITDARVTDLLARSQ
- a CDS encoding IS630 family transposase, giving the protein MVRSGSAAVEVVLSEDERGELVRRLGDVDRRVVERARIVLAAAEGLSNPEVAASVGVSLRTAGRWRRSFARGRLAGLEDAAPSGRSKAAELVLSEPERVQLERWARRAKTAQFLALRARIVLRAAEGGTDRRVAAELGVDESTVLRWRTRFTERRLDGLSDEPRVGRPPSILLDQVEDVIVATLETTPGADTHWSRASMAKRTGLSPSTIGRIWKRFDLKPHLQDSFKLSTDPQFVAKVVDVVGLYHNPPEKAVVLCVDEKSQIQALDRSQPVLPMMPGMPERRTHDYLRHGITSLFAAFNIADGTVIGELHRRHRAIEFRKFLVSIDKAVPAGLDVHLVCDNYATHNTPEIRIWLERHPRFHVHFTPTGSSWINQVERWFGLLTDKLIRRGVHTSVQALETDIRTWIDTWNRDPRPFTWTKTADEILASLADYLTKINPSAANNKANLASEISDGEH